From the Aquirufa lenticrescens genome, the window CTGATTATAGTTCGGCTACGGTAGATCTAACGTCCACACAATTGATGCTGGGAGGAGGAATCTACTTCTAAACGGGTAAGTATTGGTCTAACAGCCAAAGTAGCTGGCTAACGGTGATTTCTCCGTCTACTTGAACATCAGCTTGCTGATAAAAAGGTAAGCGCTCCTCGAAGGTTTTTTTGATGGAGGCGATCACCACTTCTTCACTTTGGGTCTTATCTAACAAAGGACGGTTGTTACCTTGTGCTTTGTATAAACGCTTCGCTAAATCATTTACATCTACGTTTAGGAATACACTGACGCCATTTTGCTTAATGAAGTCCATATTGTCATGAAAGCAAGGTACCCCGCCACCCGTTGCAATCACCATCGATTGATCCGGTTGAAAACCTCGAAGGGTCTTTTTTTCTATTTCGCGGAAATGCGCCTCACCAAAATTCGAAAAAATCTCAGACACTGTCTTCTGTTCACGGGTCTCAATCAACTTATCCATGTCCATGAAGGAGTAACCAATATTCTTTGCTAATTCTTTCCCTAAGGTACTTTTACCCGAGGAGGGCATTCCTACTAAATAGATATTCTTCATTCTGGTTTTATTCTAGGCTTTGTTGAATCTCATCCGCGGAGGGTAGGGCATAGGAAGACCATTTTCCTTTGACCGTTCCATCTTTTACTAGCCACAATCCTGGACTAGAGCGAACGATTGTTTTGAGTATTTTCGTATCGGCAGAAAGCGCCGGGAACGCTAATTGGTATTTATGACGTAACGCGTTGACCTCCGCATCTGGTGAGGCTGAAACTAACCAAACGGTGATGTTTTTCAAACCTTTCGTTAGCTGTTCAATTTGCGGTAAAGCTCCCTCATTCATGTGGTGAATGTTTGGGATAATGACCATCAATTTCGCCCTTTTAAAGCTTTCTTGCGTATAATTAGTCGTATCTCCCTCAGCCCACAATTGATAATCAGTAATTAGTGGTCTAGCCTCTTTTTCATTCGTCGCCTGCATCGAGATGAATTGGGCTGTCGTGTCAGTAGGCATCTCGGTTAGAGATGTCTCAACACCTTTGATTTTGTACACGTAGGAGAATTTTAAAGGCTCCCGTTCTTTCATATTCGTGGGAATATGATCGCCTACCGCATACGGTAATCCATCGCTGATAGGGAGGTGGAAATAGCAGAAGGTACCTAGTGCAAAGCTAGCGATGGCTGTTATTGCTACCCATTTACCCGTTTTTCGATCTTCCGGTTTCTTTGCAATCAGTAAGATGGCCGTCAAGACAAGCAAGAAAATATCTTTTCCGAAAGACGTCCAGGGAGTTAATTTGATCGTTTCTCCAAAACATCCACAGTCCGTTACCTTGTTGAAATAGGCCGAATAGAAAGTCAGGAATCCAAAGAAAGCGAGGATTCCTACAAAGGCATATAAGGTCTGTTTGATGCGGTAATTTAGGGCAAGTGCTACCGCTAAAACGATTTCTAAGCTACTTAATAGGATGGATAGTATGAGCGCATAGGGAATCCAAAACTTCCAAAAGCCCGCCATAAACGCGAAGTCTACCGAGAATACCTCGAAGTATTCTTCTAGCTTTAGTTGGGTTCCGATTGGGTCGTTCAATTTAATGAGACCTGAGAAGATGAAAATCCCCACCAATAAAATCTTCGCGATTTTGGTCATTATTGCTGTTGTTGCTGCTGTTGCTCGCCTTTCAATGTGATCAAGCAGAACACGGCGTAATTAAGCATGTCTTGGTAATTAGCTTCCAC encodes:
- a CDS encoding shikimate kinase, producing MKNIYLVGMPSSGKSTLGKELAKNIGYSFMDMDKLIETREQKTVSEIFSNFGEAHFREIEKKTLRGFQPDQSMVIATGGGVPCFHDNMDFIKQNGVSVFLNVDVNDLAKRLYKAQGNNRPLLDKTQSEEVVIASIKKTFEERLPFYQQADVQVDGEITVSQLLWLLDQYLPV
- a CDS encoding BT_3928 family protein translates to MTKIAKILLVGIFIFSGLIKLNDPIGTQLKLEEYFEVFSVDFAFMAGFWKFWIPYALILSILLSSLEIVLAVALALNYRIKQTLYAFVGILAFFGFLTFYSAYFNKVTDCGCFGETIKLTPWTSFGKDIFLLVLTAILLIAKKPEDRKTGKWVAITAIASFALGTFCYFHLPISDGLPYAVGDHIPTNMKEREPLKFSYVYKIKGVETSLTEMPTDTTAQFISMQATNEKEARPLITDYQLWAEGDTTNYTQESFKRAKLMVIIPNIHHMNEGALPQIEQLTKGLKNITVWLVSASPDAEVNALRHKYQLAFPALSADTKILKTIVRSSPGLWLVKDGTVKGKWSSYALPSADEIQQSLE